AGCGGAAGTTGTCAGGATGTACAAAACCTTATTAGGGAGTCAAGGTTTCAGAAAGGTAGAAAATGATCCAAACTGattcttgtgtgataatcagctATACCATAAAACTGTGCATCCTGGAAAATTTAACcacaattgttttttgtatttcaggGCATGgatctttattttaaaagacaTGATGGTCAAGCTGTGACATGTGAAGATTTTTTTGCTGCCATGCGAGATGCAAATGATGCAGATTTTGCTAATTTCTTACAATGGTATGGAcctgtcttttattttatttgaattaccCTCTGCTTTTTTATGCTTACCTTGGaatgtaataaaattacaggTACTCACAAGCTGGTACACCTCTGGTGAAAGTTACTTCAACTTATGATGCTGAAGCTCATACTTTCACCTTAAAGTTCAGGTATGCATGCTACCTTCCTTGCGAGAGGCATAATATTCCTTTATTAGTCTTGTGGTATGACTGACAACTCGGAATCTGGATATTGCACAGTCAAGAAGTACCACCAACGCCAGGGCAACCAGTTAAAGAACCCATGTTCATTCCTGTGGTGTTAGGGCTGCTGGACACAAGTGGCAAGGACATGCCGCTCTCTTGTGTGTATCATGATGGAGCATTGAAGTCTATTGCAAGTGACAGTCAACCAGCCTATAGTACAATTCTTAGAGTAACGAAGGTGAGAGCACACTGGTGAACCCATGCTTGCTTTATCTTTGCATGTTTTAGTTTCTCCTTGGATATCTTATTAACTGCGGTTGCTTTCCAATGTcctgtttttaattgttttgccAGATTTTTGGTTAAGCATCAAAATGgtattttcagatttttcttgGTTGGATATGTGTTACTAGTTATTCATATGAATTAGTGGTGTTCCTGGATCTACTATAAAGATGTTAGTAGTTGTGGTTGATGTTAGTTAGTAGTTATATGATGCTTTTAttgtgatatttatttattgagattaAAAGGAAAGGAATTTATATCATGCATCACTTTTATTAATAAGAAGTGAATTTACTGCTGATGCTGCAGAAAGAGGAGGAATTTGTTTTCTCTGATATACTTGAGCGGCCAGTACCTTCTCTATTGCGGGGTTTCAGCGCTCCAATCCGTCTTGAATCTGATCTCTCTGACAGTGATCTGTTTTTCCTCCTTGCTCATGATTCAGACGAATTCAACCGGTTTGTCTATCTCTAAGCACTTGTGCCATTTTTCTTACTTTAAAGAGACTGATGGAAAggtattttatactttttttttttttttttttgtttcagatgGGAGGCTGGACAAGTCTTGGCTAGAAAACTGATGCTCAGCTTAGTCGCTGATTGCCAACAAGGGAAACCATTGGTTCTGAACCCGAAGTTTGTGCAAGGGCTAAGAAGCATACTTAGTGACTCGAACTTGGATAAGGTATGGCCAGTGTTTTTACCTCATCTTCCTCCTCTTGTTTGTGGGGAGGGAGGAGTTCGAAGATTCATGCACCAGAGTAGATAGAAGATGTAATGCACTAATGAGGCTTAATCTTTTTGTTATCCAGGAATTTATTGCAAAGGCAATAACACTACCAGGTGAAGGAGAAATAATGGACATGATGGAAGTTGCAGATCCTGATGCTGTTCATGCTGTTCGATCTTTCATCAGGAAGCAGCTTGCATCTGAACTGAAAGCAGAGTTCTTACGCACAGTATGGCCAGTCACCCTGGGTTACTCTATTTGTACTGAATGCCTCTACTTCTTGATTAATCACTTTGGGTGAATGAATTTGTCATACTTCACAGGTCGAAAACAATAGGAGCTCAGAAGAGTATGTGTTTAACCATCCTGACATGGCTAGGCGTGCTCTAAAGAATATTGCCCTTGGTCTGTGTTTCTTGTCTTGGTCTTGTGTTTCTTGGCATCATGGTATTTGAAGTTTCTAGATTATAGTAACTAATTTAAGTAGTTACACCTGTCTTTTCCACCATCTGCAGCATATCTTGCATCACTTGAAGACCAGGAGTTAACTGAGCTTGCATTGCATGAGTACAAAGCTGCCACAAATATGACCGATCAATTTGCAGCTTTGGCAGCCATAGCCCAAAATCCTGGGAAAACTTGTGATGAAGTACTTGCTGACTTCTACACCAAGTGGCAGGATGAATTTTTGGTGAGTCTTTTGCTGAGAGCaattcattttacttgttttgtcGTGCCCTGTTACACCGAGGACAAGTATATTTGGAAAACAATGACTTCCATGAGGCTATTATATAATTGGAAGCCATTTCAAGGAACAGAGCATTGAAGTAATTTTGTCATCTCTTGTTGGATAATATGTTCTCTCTTTCTGTTAGGTTGTGAATAAATGGTTTGCCCTTCAAGCCATGTCTGATGTTCCTGGTAATGTTGAGAATGTTCGGAACCTCCTGAATCATCCAGCATTTGATCTGCGCAATCCAAACAAGGTATGCAATCATCAATAACTGTTTATGTTTGTTTGTGTGCGCACATTCATGTGTCAATTTCAAAGTTTTGATTGAGATTGAACCCTTGGTGTGATATGCAGGTATACTCACTCATCGGAGGATTCTGCAGCTCTCCCGTGAATTTCCATGCAAAGGACGGGTCAGGCTACAAGTTCTTGGGGGAGATTGTGGTGCAACTGGACAAAATTAATCCTCAGGTTTGTTTCTATATTACATTCATGGAGTAGGAAGTAAGGTGTCGTTATCACTATGCACATGGGATTGATCATCTGTAGTTGCTTGTTCAATAACCTCCTTTGATTTCAGGTGGCATCCCGCATGGTATCAGCCTTCTCAAGATGGAAACGCTATGATGAAACCCGGCAAAACCTTGCCAAGGTAAGTAGCTGGTGCCATTTTTTCTGTGGATGGAATAACCATCCAAAAGCAGTGATGTTAATTTGTATCCAAATTGGCACGGTTTTTAATGCAGGCACAGCTGGAGATGATCGTGTCTGCCAATGGACTGTCAGAGAACGTATTTGAGATCGCCTCAAAAAGTTTAGCTGCTTAAATGCCTAAAATTTGCAGGTTGCGGTTGTTTGTCATCAGTGCTTGCGACCGTGATGCTGGAATAAGTGTGTTTGGCACATTTGCAAGATCaccataaagaaataaataaatttaaggcCACAACATATTCTTTATTCGAAGCTAGCCCTATTTGTACCTTAACTTGAATAAACTTTAATGAGAGAAAATcactaaattttgattttgatgtagAAAGATAAAGTTGTCAGTCAATACTAATTTCTACCACCAaaacattagttttttatatcaatgttTTTCATTAGATGAGAAAAGTTTCAATAGGGTGTTAGTTAGCATTTAAATTGCCTGAGAAAATAAATCTAACTTTAGAAATTTTTGggttttaggttgtttttttttttttttgtttatgaacattttttttgggttgtttgAAGGCATAAATGTGTTTTAGGTCTATACTAGATGCTATACCCGCGTGATGCCGCGGGCTTGTGGCATGCTTGTGCTTTGTTGTAGATTTGTGGAAAAAAGATATAGAGAAAAGTTGTTGTAATTCACactgttttcaagaaaaaaactacaaagttaaattcttaaccagataatatttaaaaattaaaatgaataaagaaaatttttaaaaaaaatcataacaaaaaaaaaaagaaaggaaaaaaaatcattgggaaacactgtagtaatttatagtgtttcataaaaaaaatttacagttgtaatttttaatcagtttaatattacaaataatgaaatcgataaagataattttgaaaaaaatcatatgggaaaacactatagtaatccacaatgttttaaaggaaaaaactatgaacctaaattatttaatataaaaaaaataaaatcaacaaagataattttgaaaaaaaatcgtaaaaaaataataaaaaaaaccatgtggaaaaatattgtagcaatccatggtgttttaaagaaaaaactataaagctaaaatttcaaccagctccatataaaaaaaaattcgacaaaaaaaattttgaaaaaaaaaatacaaaaaattggaaagaaaaggaagacaattttggaaaaaaaagcaaaaaaaaaaaaaaacatgtgaggaaagttaaaattgaattctcaactagttcaatattaaaaaaaaaatttgacaaaattttttttaaaaaaaaaaacatgtggggaaatattatagcaatcaacattgttttaaagaaaagaattacaaaaaaaaaacaacgaagactatttttatttttaaaaaaggaaaaaatccataaaaaaaaaaaaaaaaattcatgtagggaaacattgtagtaattcataatattttaaagaaaaaaatataattaaatttttaactaattcaatactaaaaaaacgaaaaagataatttaaaaaaaaaaataataaaaaaacaaaaaaaaaaagaagacaatctCAGGAAAAAACTCATGTAAAGCtcaaaaaaggggaaaaatgaaaaaaaatgcggggaaaaaaaaggaaaaaaaagagaatttattatttcaatttttgagTTAGATTAGCTTAAAAAGAATTTACGAGGACCGAAGCATATCCAATCATGGCCTCCTAGCCATGACCGAGTGTGGTtgttggtttttcaaaaaattctttaaaatccaaaattgacGCCATATCCAAGACTTGGAAGTGAATACAACTTAAATGATGCCAGAGCCCAGCAATCACCCAGACCAAGAATTTAAGTATTAACACGGTAGCCCATATCTTGTTTCGGgcctagtgtgtgtgtgtaccaCTAGATTTTTCATTCAAGAGAACAGGTTTACTGGACCAGATAGAGCCCATGTTTCTAACGATGACAGGCTCTTACAGACTTACTCTCTTAACCAAACTAACTCCATATTGGACAGGacagaacaaaacaaaagcatGATTAGATTATTAGACTTTTGAATGTAATTAAAAATCTTTTACTATTTCCTTACTAATCTGTGGGCTTGGAGGCAGGTTGTGAGGTGTGACACGCAAGGCGTTGAATGATGAAGTTGTCCTTTTGAAATGAAGGGTGTGTTACAGTATTAGAAGGATTTATCGTTTACTGAAAAGTCTATAATTTAGAAgaatctagataaaaaaaattagctgtCTTTCCTAGTTCACTCTacttaaaagcttaagctgtctgccatttcatttttgttctatttttaaacaaatcctctgttttcttttcatcaGATCATCAAAAAAACATCTAGGTAAATCTATCTCCCCCTTTTCTCACATTAGTTTCCATTTTACatgcttattattatttttagttattatattcACTTTTGCGAGCGCTTCTGTTTTTGGGTTAAGGGTTTTAGGTTCCTTTTAGTGGGTTTTGGCCATCTGGGTAGCTATTACTTCGTCAATCTTTGACTCTCTTAATGGGTTTTAATAGATTTGATCATTAACTAATAGATTCATTATAGTAGTTTATATAGGGATTTTTCTTGTCAGTTTTTAAATGGCTAGATTGATTCTTCCATGCAAAAGTTCCTGTCTTGCAAAGACCAGTCTCCTGGGTTTGATCTCCTCTGCTCCTGTGATCACTCTCATCCTATTTTCTCGTTGATTTTTATatgcataaatgttttttatttgttggtgTTAATTATTTCATGAACGGCTTTGATTGGTTGTTGGGACTCTCTTATGCTGTGTTGCAATGAATTATTAGCACCCAGAAGGAGCATGAAGGCTATTGATTTCAGTTGCTATAATTTGCACTAGGTTTATTAACGGTGCTACATCCTTAAAAGGATTTGTTTCCACCAGTAAAGGTGTTACCTGCAGGGGCGGAACTAGAATTATTTGTTAGAGGgggccaaaattaatataataagatataatatttgtttttctgaaTATTTAGACATTAAATGTTGATATGGCTCTAGATTAATGTATGCCCTTAgaatttcatcttgttgattaaCCGGGTATTCTCAAATTTGAGGATGATTATttagatatttaattaaatgaacaaTATCGATTCTAATAAGAGGTTGCTCACTAATCAACGCAGGTTCTTCGTAAATTGAAGCATACTAGGACTACTTAACCATAACTTCAACATTACACATTAGAATTGGTTTACCAGGGAAGTAGGGAAGAgtgaattgaaaattaaaaataaagtcacTGTAATAAAGCCTACCTTGACCTGTGGgtaatgaagaaaaattaaaatgtcttgGGGGGGCCAGGGCCCCTGCTTGCCCCCACTTACTTCCGCCCCTAGTTACCTGTGTTGTTTTTAAGTTTCATTGTTGTATATTGATTTTGAGATTTAGCTTCTTGGGTGGTTACTCTCTTTTACTCATTTATACTTGTTTTGAACATTGTTGGTGATCATGTAgtagattttttgttgtttgtttatgtATCTTTTAATCCATTCATTTATTTCCTGCAGCTTCGAGCTACCGGTAGACCTAGTTGCTTTCAGAGTTCAGTAAGAAATATCTCGAGCTACCGGTAGACCTAGTATGGCCAGTCACCCTGGGTTACTCTATTTGTACTGAATGCCTCTACTTCTTGATTAATCACTTTGGGTGAATGAATTTGTCATACTTCACAGGTCGAAAACAATAGGAGCTCAGAAGAGTATGTGTTTAACCATCCTGACATGGCTAGGCGTGCTCTAAAGAATATTGCCCTTGGTCTGTGTTTCTTGTCTTGGTCTTGTGTTTCTTGGCATCATGGTATTTGAAGTTTCTAGATTATAGTAACTAATTTAAGTAGTTACACCTGTCTTTTCCACCATCTGCAGCATATCTTGCATCACTTGAAGACCAGGAGTTAACTGAGCTTGCATTGCATGAGTACAAAGCTGCCACAAATATGACCGATCAATTTGCAGCTTTGGCAGCCATAGCCCAAAATCCTGGGAAAACTTGTGATGAAGTACTTGCTGACTTCTACACCAAGTGGCAGGATGAATTTTTGGTGAGTCTTTTGCTGAGAGCaattcattttacttgttttgtcGTGCCCTGTTACACGAGGACAAGTATATTTGGAAAAACAAATGACTTCCATGAGGCTATTATATAATTGGAAGCCATTTCAAGGAACAGAGCATTGAAGTAATTTTGTCATCTCTTGTTGGATAATATGTTCTCTCTTTCTGTTAGGTTGTGAATAAATGGTTTGCCCTTCAAGCCATGTCTGATGTTCCTGGTAATGTTGAGAATGTTCGGAACCTCCTGAATCATCCAGCATTTGATCTGCGCAATCCAAACAAGGTATGCAATCATCAATAACTGTTTATGTTTGTTTGTGTGCGCACATTCATGTGTCAATTTCAAAGTTTTGATTGAGATTGAACCCTTCGTGTGATATGCAGGTCCGCTCACTCATCGGAGGATTCTGCAGCTCTCCCGTGAATTTCCATGCAAAGGACGGTTCAGGCTACAAGTTCTTGGGGGAGATTGTGGTGCAACTGGACAAAATTAATCCTCAGGTTTGTTTCTATATTACATTCATGGAGTAGGAAGTAAGTTGTCGTTATCACTATGCACATGTGATTGATCATATGTAGTTGCTTGTTCAATAACCTCCTTGGATTTCAGGTGGCATCCCACAGGGTATCAGCCTTCTCAAGATGGAAACGCTATGATGAAACCCGGCAAAACCTTGCCAAGGTAAGTAGCTGGTGCCATTTTTTCTGTGGATGGAATAACCATCCAAAAGCATTGATGTTAATTTGTATCCAAATGGGCACGGTTTTTAATGCAGGCACAGCTGGAGATGATCGTGTCTGCCAATGGACTGTCAGAGAACGTATTTGAGATCGCCTCAAAAAGTTTAGCTGCTTGAATGCCTAAAATTTGCAGGTAGCAGTAGTTTGTCATCTGTGCTTGCGACTATGATGTAGGAATAAGTGTGTTTGGTACATTCGCAAGATCACCATGATAAGCATGCTCTCCTCATTATGATGTCCCATCTATGGAAGAGACAGGATTCTGTAACTTCAATACATCTTTACATGGAATATTTCGCAAAATAATACCCTGATGatgcttttttcttcttggttGGTCTACTCTACTGTCTGTAGCACTAGCATATATCTAGCTATGGATTAGTCGAGATATTAGCATGGAATATTTCAAGTACCAACCTCCGAGACACTCGCTTCATCTACCAGGTGTCCAATAACAGCGAATCTAAACCTGGACCTTATCCCCTTGCCTGATCAAATTTACTAGCATCTTCATTCATCAACACGTATCTAATCCTAGGAGGAAGACTTGTGAAAGGAAAAGGCATCACTTGGCCAAGCGCATCGGCCAATACATGCGTAAACCTTTTACTCGTCTTCTATTTGCAAACAATAGTAAGCATGCATAAATGAACCGCTCAAGTGGCAAGAGGGATTTGCTCAAGGATATGCGGTCCTAGGGTTCAACTCTCAACCTTGTTTTATATCACTTCTATCCCTGTTCGAATACTAGAAAACTTACTTTCATGTGAAAGCATTAATGTTCTCGTTAAAATTCTATCTAAGGAGGATTTAGTCTTGACgtgtaagaaattattttagaataactTAATAGATATTCCTCGAGAGGTCTCATTTCTCATATAATTTATTGGATAAGTGGAATCCatgatttgatgattttttttcttatggtgaAATGGGAAAATCTTTTTGGTCAAAATAAGGCTACTAGATCTTCTTGTCATATTCATATGCCATGACGTTCCACCGCGCCATTCTTGACCGTTGTTGAAGATGAGCTACAGATTATATGTCAAAGCACTTCATCACTATGGTTAAGATTTACACAATTTAATTTACCATGGATCTTATTGGGAGCCCTGCTTTATTCCTTAGGCACATGCAAGATGTGGCCCCTTTGACATGTATCAACTGTTTAACCCGCCACGTAAGGGCCGAAAACCTAACAAGTTTCCAGGCAAAATTGATAGCGTCTTTAGCCTGAATTAGGTCTCGCTGTTTTCTCCACCTATAATAGGAAAATGGTTCATAGACCTCTCTTTGGTGAGTTGTGACCACTTCAGAAATTCTTCGAAGGCCACAGGGTTTGTAGTTATCCCTTCTGTAACAGTGCTGGTTGTTGGAAAGTAGATGGGCAAGACGAGGAAATTTTTGATAACCTTAGTCCCCTATTCTAACTCTGTTGAATCACTACTGGAAACCATagaggaaaatatttttattttatttctatggcTAAATGATATCTTCTCACGTCATGATTAAGGAATTATGATAATCTAATAATTGGAACCTTAAACCCCTTAATTAATCATCTTCTGTATCCACGTAGACATGCAAGTATATTTCTCGAAATTAGATGAGTTTTGGGGGGGCAAGTAGGGTAAAAGTAAACGACTGATCCCTTTTCTCTTTGTTCAAACAGTTTCAATATATGAAGCCCGTTTTACCCAGAATCTGGAGGGGAAGAACACGGCGTAATTCTCAACGTCCATACAtgcatgaacataaaaaaaaactaagctcTTTAAGCcacccccttttctttttgcatcATCTAAGGAAACAGAGAAGGAAAGGAGCAAAAAGGTTGAAAAGAGAGGGTGGGACACTACAAGAACAAGTGATGATTTTACCTTGTCTTGACCCTATGGGTTGACATATGGATGTAATAATTGGAAAACGACAATCTCTGGTTTGATAAAATCGTAAATGAACCACCAAATCGAAAGGGCATTGATCATCATTGCCTCGAAGATTATGTATGGTGCAGCAAAGTATCACGGCATGCCCTAATTTTCTTGGACCAAACTGTTCTAAACTATGATCACATGACCTTCTAACTTGATTAAGCACATACCAAGATGGGTTACAAAGAAAAGCCTAGCTACTAGAGGCTTGTTGTGTCACCTTTTAGATGCACCAATCATCTTGCTTTCCTTCCTTGAAGGGAATCAATCTTTCACCACTTGCATAAAGATCATGTAGGGGGCAATGACTTTCCTCGCATACAAAACCCTAAGAATCTAGGGCTTTAACGTGAGAGATATCCAAGTGAGTGCTGCATATTTTTGTGGACCCTAAAACTAAAAGCTTTACATGATTAGGCTTTTCTCACCTAAGTAGAAGACTTTTGCCCGCAAAAAGGAAGAACAATTACAAATAACAAGCAACAAAATAACTACTCATTGCCCTACAGTGCGAAATCTAGTATACCAGGTATTCGTATTAGAGCCGTTAGTTTTTTGGACTCTATAAGATCAGTCATTACTAGGCCAATATGCTTGTATTGTTCgagtcgtttttttttttttttaatctaatggtcTTTTTTTCCATCCTTGATTGGTGGCGGGGCTATTGCAAAATGATTGGGGGGCAATATAAAACTTGAAAGggtaacaataaaataaaataagagaaatagGGCCACATGTGCAATTAGAAAACTTCTTAGAGGAGTCTAATTATATAATATCACTTATCAAAATTAACACCAAGGGGCGGGGAGCTTGGCCCCTTCACTGCACAGTGCATACACTtggggagagagagggagagggaggctTTTTTAGGGCATCGACTTTTCACATAAGAATAAAGGAGTTTGGTGGATGGATATTGACCAACTGTAGTGAATGTGATTAGGTGTGTGTTAGGTAGgtggttaaaattaataaaatctctTGTGCAACTCTCCGGCCTAACTCGATCACCTTCATTCTAATTCCAGGTAAAATGttgatgattaaattaaaaagctcacgatgaagaaatatatataggagtttttatctataaatgCCAATGCTTTTAACACTATTATATTTTACTAGATAAATATCAGGAGCTATTCTGgttaaatcaaaatttgttaACGTACGTAGAGAAATATCTTGAAattgctattgttttttttggtagaatgttcttttttttttaattgcgtGGGAATCGATCTGGTATGACTTAGTCATCTTAGTGATTTTAAAGACAACTCGGATAACaggtaaaaatatagtttaacacaaaataaatatttaagatgaggtctttataataaatattgagttgaaaacatattggattgattaaggtcaacccgggttaacctgTCACTCTGCATATTAAGTCATAAGATTGTGATAATCTCatgtaaataaaatcaaaataaattataaagtttaatttctaataaacttaatgttgaaaatgaaactaaaaagaattaaaagaaaaacctaaaaaattgaCCCAAAATCAACTCGGGTTAGCCTATCAAACCTGCGACCCAAATCATGAGATCacgataatttaataaaaaacaaatcaaaatcaattattaagctcaattttaaatcaactcggtgttgaaaaaataaaattaaaaaaagttaaaaaaaagagcacaaaaaaataaatatggtcAACGTGTCAACCCCGTGATTCGAGTTATAAGATggagataaccttataaaaagcatactaagaaaaatcatgaaatctaattctcaattaacctaatgttaaagggtaagatagagaaaaaaaatcaattagaaaatgaggaaaaaaactcgagttaaccgAGTAAACCCGTCAAACTCGCAATCCAAATCACAAGTTTTGTGATGacttcataaaaagtaaattgaaaaaaaaatcatgaaactcgaTTCTCAATAAACCTAATGTTGAAGAAcgtatttaaaattgaaaaaaaaaaaacaaagaaaaaaaatattattcaagtgAATAGTATTAAATGAGGAGGGGTACAATAAAAACTAGGcatgttcacggttcggttcggttcggtttgaaccataaaaaccaaccgaaccatgtaactcatatttttagaatttcaaattGAACCGAATCGAAttccggttcaaaccgaacctgTTTGGTTCGATTGAATCCGGTTTTGGAGCTAAAAACCAGGGGAAcctaatcattaaattaatccGGTTGAATCTTGAAAGTTGTGATGGACCACAACCAACGACAAAACCTGaggaagataaaaaagaaagcagaaaaTCAAGAGAAGTTAAAAGGATCCAAGCCTTGCGAAGCCAATGACAAGAAATGTCAGAGAAGCATCAAAGTTTGAAACAAAAAGTTGAACTTACAAGCACACGAAAGTAAACTTTACCTTGCAGCCTTTTCTCTAATGGAGGAGCTCTCTCTTTTTGTTACAAGTGAAGAGAGAAGCCAAGggtttttgtttggctgcaaGTAGACTAAATGAATATGGAGATGTGGGTTATTGTCAgctagagaagagaagagacaGCGCAGCAGGCAATGATGAAACCCCTTTTATAAGAACTGAAAAAACTCCAACTCGGTCTTGAACTGACAC
This genomic interval from Populus alba chromosome 1, ASM523922v2, whole genome shotgun sequence contains the following:
- the LOC118033716 gene encoding puromycin-sensitive aminopeptidase-like isoform X1, whose protein sequence is MARRALKNIALAYLASLEDQELTELALHEYKAATNMTDQFAALAAIAQNPGKTCDEVLADFYTKWQDEFLVVNKWFALQAMSDVPGNVENVRNLLNHPAFDLRNPNKVRSLIGGFCSSPVNFHAKDGSGYKFLGEIVVQLDKINPQVASHRVSAFSRWKRYDETRQNLAKAQLEMIVSANGLSENVFEIASKSLAA
- the LOC118033716 gene encoding puromycin-sensitive aminopeptidase-like isoform X2 — encoded protein: MTDQFAALAAIAQNPGKTCDEVLADFYTKWQDEFLVVNKWFALQAMSDVPGNVENVRNLLNHPAFDLRNPNKVRSLIGGFCSSPVNFHAKDGSGYKFLGEIVVQLDKINPQVASHRVSAFSRWKRYDETRQNLAKAQLEMIVSANGLSENVFEIASKSLAA
- the LOC118033715 gene encoding puromycin-sensitive aminopeptidase — its product is MARLILPCKSSCLAKTSLLGLISSAPLRATGRPSCFQSSVRNISKYRGFLSSEVAFRRKYRFSYPALHRDKQDRRRLICAVATEPLPKQVEESKMDAPKEIFLKDHKLPDYYFDSVDLTFLLGDEKTIVSSKITVLPRVEGSSSSLVLDGADLKLLSVKVNGEELKNGDYHLESRHLTILSPPSGKFKLEIVTEIYPQKNTSLEGLYKSSGNFCTQCEAEGFRKITYYQDRPDIMAKYTVRIEADKSLYPVLLSNGNLLEQGDLEGGKHYVLWEDPFKKPCYLFALVAGQLESRDDTFVTRSGRKVSLRIWTPAQDVPKTAHAMYSLKAAMKWDEDVFGLEYDLDLFNIVAVPDFNMGAMENKSLNIFNSKLVLASPETASDADYAAILGVIGHEYFHNWTGNRVTCRDWFQLSLKEGLTVFRDQEFSSDMGSRTVKRISDVSKLRISQFPQDASPMAHPVRPHSYIKMDNFYTVTVYEKGAEVVRMYKTLLGSQGFRKGMDLYFKRHDGQAVTCEDFFAAMRDANDADFANFLQWYSQAGTPLVKVTSTYDAEAHTFTLKFSQEVPPTPGQPVKEPMFIPVVLGLLDTSGKDMPLSCVYHDGALKSIASDSQPAYSTILRVTKKEEEFVFSDILERPVPSLLRGFSAPIRLESDLSDSDLFFLLAHDSDEFNRWEAGQVLARKLMLSLVADCQQGKPLVLNPKFVQGLRSILSDSNLDKEFIAKAITLPGEGEIMDMMEVADPDAVHAVRSFIRKQLASELKAEFLRTVENNRSSEEYVFNHPDMARRALKNIALAYLASLEDQELTELALHEYKAATNMTDQFAALAAIAQNPGKTCDEVLADFYTKWQDEFLVVNKWFALQAMSDVPGNVENVRNLLNHPAFDLRNPNKVYSLIGGFCSSPVNFHAKDGSGYKFLGEIVVQLDKINPQVASRMVSAFSRWKRYDETRQNLAKAQLEMIVSANGLSENVFEIASKSLAA